The following coding sequences lie in one Lepeophtheirus salmonis chromosome 11, UVic_Lsal_1.4, whole genome shotgun sequence genomic window:
- the LOC121126454 gene encoding uncharacterized protein has product MKIIAIFALLFIAVSGEDLEWESCNPDNLGEGDIALSPYPLPVVSGTSLDLKALFDLHKDLDGDVDVELKLVKKGIVSIPIPCIESPSGLHLGSCSYKLEEIVTKYAYFLCPDYFPEGQSCSFPLKAGQYGGEISGIVLPDIPPSISNLAKGTIHGTLSVTRNGEEVFCINGDLKMTN; this is encoded by the exons ATGAAGATCATTGCCATCTTTGCACTTTTGTTCATTGCCGTGTCTGGAGAGGATCTGGAGTGGGAGTCCTGCAATCCCGATAACTTGGGAGAAGGAGACATTGCCCTCTCTCCTTATCCCCTTCCAGTAGTTAGTGGAACCAGTCTGGATTTGAAAGCCCTCTTTGATCTTCACAAGGACCTCGATGGAGATGTGGATGTTGAACTCAAGTTGGTCAAGAAAGGAATTGTCTCCATTCCCATCCCCTGCATTGAA AGCCCTTCAGGCCTGCATTTGGGCTCTTGTTCCTACAAACTGGAGGAGATTGTCACAAAATATGCGTATTTCTTGTGTCCAGACTATTTTCCAGAGGGCCAAAGCTGTTCTTTCCCTTTGAAGGCAGGACAATATGGAGGTGAGATCTCTGGTATTGTTCTACCTGACATCCCACCTTCCATTTCCAACCTCGCCAAGGGAACCATTCATGGAACTCTCTCTGTGACCAGAAACGGGGAAGAAGTTTTCTGTATCAATGGAGAtttgaaaatgacaaattaa
- the LOC121126458 gene encoding uncharacterized protein codes for MKIIAIFALLFIAVSGEDLEWESCNPDNLGEGDIALSPYPLPVVSGTSLDLKALFDLHKDLDGDVDVELKLVKKGIVSIPIPCIESPSGLHLGSCSYKLEEIVTKYAYFLCPDYFPEGQSCSFPLKAGQYGGEISGIVLPDIPPSISNLAKGTIHGTLSVTRNGEEVFCINGDLKMTN; via the exons ATGAAGATCATTGCCATCTTTGCACTTTTGTTCATTGCCGTGTCTGGAGAGGATCTGGAGTGGGAGTCCTGCAATCCCGATAACTTGGGAGAAGGAGACATTGCCCTCTCTCCTTATCCCCTTCCAGTAGTTAGTGGAACCAGTCTGGATTTGAAAGCCCTCTTTGATCTTCACAAGGACCTCGATGGAGATGTGGATGTTGAACTCAAGTTGGTCAAGAAAGGAATTGTCTCCATTCCCATCCCCTGCATTGAA AGCCCTTCAGGCCTGCATTTGGGCTCTTGTTCCTACAAACTGGAGGAGATTGTCACAAAATATGCGTATTTCTTGTGTCCAGACTATTTTCCAGAGGGCCAAAGCTGTTCTTTCCCTTTGAAGGCAGGACAATATGGTGGTGAGATCTCTGGTATTGTTCTACCTGACATCCCACCTTCCATTTCCAACCTCGCCAAGGGAACCATTCATGGAACTCTCTCTGTGACCAGAAACGGGGAAGAAGTTTTCTGTATCAATGGAGAtttgaaaatgacaaattaa